A window from Pseudobutyrivibrio ruminis HUN009 encodes these proteins:
- a CDS encoding flagellinolysin, with protein sequence MVIQHNTNASNSSRMYNLTSDSLGKSMEKLSSGYRINRAADDAAGLSISEKMRRQIRGLNQASTNSGDGISMVQIADGALNEVHDMLQRSNELAVQAANGTLSDSDRKNINAEIIKLKDEINSITARTKFNDIPIFSKDGYVPKLKSITASSSQATAVEKLATKISDEYFPNAVSQILSAFPSIGSKVNELAATDKTPYDTKLSIEYIDGVYGTLAYMGARFRIYGSKQEFVSGSLGMTVDEADFPSLNLTESQIQELESTIAHETMHGVMDVVMPSGMYGRDGSASDMPKWFVEGTAQLAGGGFTTGWNDSLINRAKSLTSATDTSQDSAIAAYLSQGGDYTVDSRPYGHGYLASAYASYLAADGNEVSAGNLRSGADKIFGALIEKQDDSFSSVVASQTGVDVSSIVNAINTGSTAAFGEKPDKLSAVEFVRQLAYNSLGGAGSLIADDLKIGGTAILGDTADKDTQPIRITNVEKKYSKLENTMPGGTANVALHLGTDADQTNKLEIRLYNMSCQALTIDTTEVLTEDTATSAIDEFGNAIRLVSGVRSYFGAMQNRLEHTIKNLDNVVENTDAAESRIRDADMADEMVSLSKDKILAQAGESMLAQANSSTDGVMALLQF encoded by the coding sequence ATGGTAATCCAGCACAATACAAACGCTAGTAACTCTAGCCGTATGTACAACTTAACAAGTGATTCTCTTGGAAAGAGCATGGAAAAGCTTTCCAGTGGATATCGCATTAATCGTGCAGCAGATGATGCTGCAGGTCTTTCTATTTCAGAAAAAATGCGTCGCCAGATACGTGGATTGAATCAAGCATCAACAAACAGTGGCGACGGAATATCTATGGTTCAAATCGCAGATGGCGCGCTAAATGAAGTTCACGATATGCTTCAAAGAAGCAATGAGCTTGCTGTTCAGGCAGCAAACGGAACTTTGTCAGATAGCGACCGCAAGAATATCAACGCTGAAATCATCAAGCTTAAAGACGAAATCAATTCCATTACCGCAAGAACAAAATTTAATGATATACCAATCTTTAGTAAGGACGGCTATGTGCCAAAGCTAAAGTCTATTACTGCGTCATCAAGCCAGGCAACAGCAGTTGAAAAGCTAGCTACAAAGATATCTGATGAGTATTTCCCAAACGCAGTAAGTCAGATTTTGTCTGCATTTCCATCCATTGGAAGCAAGGTAAATGAGCTGGCAGCCACTGATAAAACACCATATGACACAAAGCTTTCAATCGAATACATAGACGGAGTATACGGAACACTTGCATATATGGGTGCAAGATTCAGAATCTACGGTTCGAAGCAAGAATTTGTATCAGGTTCCCTCGGCATGACTGTGGACGAGGCGGATTTTCCATCACTGAATCTTACGGAAAGTCAGATACAAGAACTGGAAAGTACAATCGCTCATGAGACTATGCATGGCGTCATGGACGTAGTAATGCCAAGCGGCATGTATGGCCGCGATGGCTCTGCAAGCGACATGCCAAAGTGGTTTGTGGAAGGCACAGCACAGTTGGCCGGAGGTGGTTTCACAACCGGATGGAACGATAGTCTCATAAACCGGGCAAAAAGTTTAACAAGTGCCACGGACACAAGTCAGGATTCTGCAATTGCTGCATATCTAAGCCAAGGCGGAGATTATACAGTGGATAGTCGCCCATACGGCCATGGATATTTGGCATCAGCTTACGCCAGCTATCTTGCCGCTGATGGAAACGAAGTATCTGCAGGAAATCTGAGAAGTGGAGCGGATAAAATATTTGGCGCACTGATAGAAAAGCAGGATGATAGCTTTAGCTCAGTAGTTGCTAGCCAAACAGGGGTTGATGTTAGCAGCATAGTAAATGCCATCAACACAGGTTCCACCGCAGCTTTTGGAGAAAAGCCAGATAAGCTTAGCGCAGTAGAGTTTGTACGCCAGCTAGCATACAACAGTCTGGGTGGCGCAGGCTCCCTCATTGCAGATGATTTAAAGATTGGTGGAACAGCAATCCTTGGTGATACAGCAGATAAGGATACTCAGCCAATACGTATAACAAACGTTGAAAAGAAGTATAGCAAGCTTGAAAACACAATGCCTGGCGGAACAGCCAATGTTGCTCTTCACTTGGGAACAGATGCTGACCAGACAAATAAGCTGGAAATTCGACTTTACAACATGAGCTGTCAGGCACTTACAATCGACACTACAGAAGTGCTCACTGAAGATACAGCAACTTCTGCAATTGATGAGTTTGGCAATGCCATCCGTTTGGTCAGCGGCGTCCGCAGCTACTTCGGGGCAATGCAAAATCGCCTGGAACACACCATCAAAAATTTGGATAATGTAGTGGAAAATACAGATGCGGCAGAGTCCAGAATACGAGACGCAGATATGGCTGATGAAATGGTGTCTTTGTCCAAGGATAAAATCCTTGCTCAGGCCGGAGAATCAATGCTTGCACAAGCAAATTCCAGCACCGATGGAGTTATGGCTTTACTTCAGTTTTAG
- a CDS encoding Fic/DOC family protein, translating to MMDEYYRYEYEDNGQYCYPHTHILKNKLDIHDKEQLFKAEQELSSARYFEISQRPIPGDFSLQHLCAIHRYLFQDIYEWAGKIRTVDISKGTIFCLTQFIEIEFKKVHDWIIANNYLKDIDDKEEMARKLAYLIGEINMIHPFREGNGRAQRVFIEYICKNSNHFDIDFSKTTKNDMILASKESSVLNYGPFEELLYKCLVDIK from the coding sequence ATGATGGATGAATATTACCGCTATGAGTACGAGGATAACGGTCAGTATTGTTATCCCCACACTCACATTCTCAAAAACAAACTTGATATACACGACAAGGAGCAGCTCTTTAAAGCAGAACAGGAGCTTAGCTCCGCGCGGTACTTTGAAATCAGCCAGCGCCCAATTCCTGGGGATTTTTCTTTGCAACATCTTTGTGCCATTCATCGGTACTTGTTCCAGGATATTTACGAGTGGGCGGGCAAGATTCGCACCGTGGATATTTCAAAGGGCACGATCTTTTGCCTGACGCAATTCATAGAAATAGAATTTAAAAAGGTCCATGATTGGATAATTGCCAACAACTATCTGAAGGATATTGATGATAAAGAAGAAATGGCAAGAAAGCTGGCCTACTTGATTGGAGAGATAAACATGATTCATCCTTTCCGCGAGGGAAACGGCCGCGCCCAGCGCGTATTCATCGAATACATCTGTAAAAACAGCAACCATTTCGATATCGATTTTTCTAAAACAACTAAAAATGACATGATTCTGGCCAGCAAAGAAAGCTCCGTCCTGAACTACGGTCCATTCGAGGAGCTTTTGTATAAATGCCTGGTAGATATAAAATAG
- a CDS encoding MFS transporter, whose translation MKILTQYKGLTRANYALAIGRMVTNMGAMIMPMLTLILNQKFGLSASKTALWIMLAGLINLPANLIGGQLADRISKKAMIIACDVVSITIYLICGVKAFNFASFIMIMVASFFQTIEGPAYSALVALVTPPGKEDKAFSIQYMGANVGFILAPIIGGFLFNNYLWLCFIIDAVTIAMSTVLIILFVDEKSSQEQAKVHQPEDSRTPATQVTPTTQANPAAKGFISMLIKTNKPVILFMLAFALYEGGYSQFSYLMPIDFAKYHGDMGATIYGTVMSVSCFLVVILTPIITQIVESRSNQWKLTAGVAAQILSFGVFLVSLGHIPAYYIAIAIFIVGEILTMLCFSPYIVQSVGPEYRGRAFGWISFLGALASGYVMWYSGRYVDANDDRNAWIFTIVICVIALALSILLDFVTKTRPQTKTRPQTENATQTPSYKP comes from the coding sequence ATGAAAATTTTAACACAGTACAAAGGATTGACGAGGGCAAATTATGCATTAGCTATCGGAAGAATGGTCACAAACATGGGTGCCATGATTATGCCAATGCTTACGCTGATATTGAACCAGAAGTTTGGTCTGTCTGCATCTAAGACCGCATTATGGATAATGCTTGCGGGCCTGATTAACCTGCCAGCAAATCTGATTGGCGGCCAGTTGGCAGATAGAATTAGCAAGAAGGCCATGATAATTGCCTGTGATGTGGTGTCCATCACCATTTACCTCATCTGTGGAGTAAAGGCCTTCAACTTTGCATCCTTCATTATGATAATGGTGGCAAGCTTTTTCCAGACAATTGAAGGCCCTGCCTATAGCGCTCTGGTGGCACTTGTTACGCCGCCGGGCAAAGAGGATAAAGCCTTTTCAATCCAGTACATGGGCGCAAATGTGGGCTTCATCCTGGCGCCAATCATCGGAGGATTCCTGTTTAACAACTATCTGTGGCTGTGCTTTATAATCGATGCGGTTACAATCGCCATGTCCACAGTACTGATTATTTTGTTTGTAGATGAAAAGAGTAGCCAGGAGCAGGCCAAAGTGCATCAGCCGGAAGACTCAAGAACACCAGCAACCCAGGTAACTCCAACAACCCAGGCAAACCCAGCAGCTAAAGGTTTCATCAGCATGCTCATTAAAACAAACAAGCCTGTGATTCTTTTCATGCTGGCCTTCGCCCTGTACGAAGGTGGTTACAGCCAGTTCTCGTACCTGATGCCAATCGACTTTGCCAAGTATCACGGAGATATGGGAGCTACCATATACGGCACAGTAATGAGCGTAAGCTGCTTCTTGGTAGTCATCTTGACACCAATAATAACTCAAATAGTTGAATCAAGAAGCAACCAATGGAAGCTAACCGCCGGCGTAGCCGCTCAAATCCTTAGTTTTGGCGTATTTTTAGTAAGCCTTGGCCACATTCCAGCCTACTATATCGCCATTGCAATCTTCATTGTGGGAGAAATCCTTACCATGCTTTGCTTCTCCCCATACATCGTGCAGTCGGTTGGGCCAGAGTACAGGGGCCGAGCATTTGGTTGGATAAGCTTCCTCGGAGCCTTGGCAAGCGGTTATGTCATGTGGTACTCAGGTAGATATGTGGATGCAAACGACGACAGAAATGCCTGGATTTTCACAATCGTCATCTGTGTGATAGCCCTCGCACTGTCAATATTGCTGGATTTCGTCACCAAAACCAGGCCACAAACTAAAACCAGGCCACAAACCGAAAATGCCACTCAAACACCCAGTTATAAACCATAA
- a CDS encoding winged helix-turn-helix domain-containing protein — protein MKEIILDTPEKNKIYMNPQRQRLIRLMQISGEAMTPKQLSKELGISPSAATAHIKKLESLGVLRLDHTKKINGITAKYYALEDVNISLKTNEQQDDSVVNEQEVFLNYMMNENWQGFLEYKRDLWARGEKTTEKKTIEEKATEEKPEASNENTDLPAPVTGDVISSVAFLTDEDAAELKNYIIDFLAAHADKQPNTKPWSTTLLAYPVDKK, from the coding sequence ATGAAAGAGATAATCCTGGATACACCAGAAAAGAACAAAATATATATGAATCCGCAGCGACAGAGGTTGATTCGTCTGATGCAGATTAGTGGGGAGGCGATGACTCCAAAGCAGCTGTCGAAAGAGCTTGGAATATCGCCATCGGCGGCTACAGCTCACATCAAAAAGCTGGAGAGCTTGGGCGTGCTGAGGCTTGATCACACGAAGAAGATAAATGGAATCACGGCCAAATATTATGCCCTGGAGGATGTGAACATATCCCTGAAAACGAATGAACAGCAGGACGATAGCGTAGTAAATGAGCAGGAAGTGTTCCTAAACTACATGATGAATGAAAACTGGCAGGGGTTCCTAGAATATAAGAGAGATCTTTGGGCTAGAGGCGAGAAAACTACAGAGAAAAAAACTATAGAAGAAAAAGCTACAGAAGAAAAGCCAGAAGCTAGTAATGAAAACACAGACTTACCTGCACCGGTCACCGGCGATGTGATAAGTTCAGTGGCATTCCTTACAGACGAGGACGCCGCAGAGCTGAAGAACTATATAATTGATTTCCTAGCGGCCCACGCCGATAAACAACCAAATACTAAGCCATGGAGCACAACACTTCTAGCCTACCCAGTAGACAAGAAGTAA
- a CDS encoding ABC transporter ATP-binding protein, with protein sequence MARGPQPGSIPKLTKEQKAARRGVLGRLVKYVGSRYPAQLVLVIICIFLSVICNAKGTAFMQELIDSYILPMIQTGSTDFGPLADAIKTLIVYYAVGIIAMFSYNFIMIFVAQGSLRDLRNEMFEKMEDLPIRYFDTHAHGDIMSVYTNDIDTLRQMISQSFPQMFNSAITIVTVFVYMLMMSPTLTGVTIAMIIIISLVTKTLAGTSGRYFRKQQQALGAVNGNIEEIMNGQKVVKVFCHEEEVMEKFNGLNEELYNNAYRANRLANCLGPVNMQLGNVNYVICAVVGGTLALNGWTGLTLGALVSFLQFTRSFIMPIQQVSQQFQSIVLAMAGAERVFELIDQVPETDDGYVMLVNAREENGEIVECEERTGMWAWKHFHKAEGTTTYQKLEGDIVFDDVDFAYNPDKVVLHNIKLFATPGQKIAFVGATGAGKTTITNLINRFYDIADGKIRYDGININKIKKADLRRSLGIVLQDTHLFTGTIADNIRYGKLDATDEEVIAAAKLANADGFIRRLPQGYDTVIKGDGGNLSQGQRQLLAIARAAIADPPVLILDEATSSIDTRTEKIVQDGMDKLMHGRTTFVIAHRLSTIRNSDCIMVLDQGRIIERGNHEELIQEGGKYYQLYTGKIQNA encoded by the coding sequence ATGGCTAGAGGACCACAACCAGGATCAATTCCTAAACTGACAAAAGAACAGAAGGCCGCAAGACGAGGAGTTCTCGGCCGACTTGTTAAATATGTAGGAAGCAGATATCCAGCACAGCTTGTACTTGTAATTATCTGCATCTTCCTCTCAGTAATCTGCAATGCAAAAGGAACAGCCTTCATGCAGGAGCTGATAGATTCATACATTCTACCAATGATACAGACTGGCAGCACAGATTTTGGACCACTTGCAGATGCTATCAAGACTTTGATTGTCTACTATGCAGTAGGTATCATCGCAATGTTCTCATACAACTTTATTATGATTTTCGTAGCCCAGGGCTCACTTAGAGACTTGAGAAACGAGATGTTTGAGAAGATGGAGGATTTACCAATCCGCTATTTCGATACACACGCACACGGCGATATCATGTCTGTTTACACAAACGATATTGATACACTTCGCCAGATGATTTCACAGAGCTTCCCACAGATGTTCAACAGTGCAATCACAATCGTTACAGTATTTGTATACATGCTTATGATGTCACCAACCCTTACAGGTGTGACAATCGCAATGATTATCATCATCTCACTAGTTACAAAGACACTCGCTGGCACATCCGGAAGATACTTCCGCAAGCAGCAGCAGGCCCTCGGTGCAGTAAACGGAAACATCGAGGAAATCATGAACGGCCAGAAGGTCGTTAAGGTATTCTGCCACGAAGAAGAAGTAATGGAGAAGTTCAACGGACTTAACGAGGAACTTTACAACAATGCTTATCGTGCAAACAGACTTGCAAACTGTTTAGGACCAGTAAATATGCAGCTTGGTAATGTAAACTACGTTATCTGCGCAGTTGTTGGTGGAACACTTGCCCTAAACGGCTGGACAGGACTTACACTTGGAGCGCTTGTTTCATTCCTTCAGTTTACTCGTTCATTTATCATGCCAATCCAGCAGGTATCACAGCAGTTCCAGTCAATCGTTCTTGCTATGGCCGGCGCTGAGCGTGTATTCGAACTTATCGACCAGGTACCAGAGACCGACGATGGCTATGTAATGCTTGTTAACGCCAGAGAGGAAAATGGCGAAATTGTTGAGTGTGAAGAGCGTACAGGAATGTGGGCTTGGAAGCACTTCCACAAGGCAGAAGGCACAACAACTTATCAGAAGCTTGAAGGCGATATCGTCTTTGATGACGTAGACTTCGCCTACAATCCAGACAAGGTTGTCCTTCACAACATCAAGCTTTTCGCTACACCAGGCCAGAAGATTGCCTTTGTTGGTGCGACTGGTGCCGGAAAGACAACTATTACAAACCTTATTAACAGATTCTACGATATCGCTGACGGAAAGATTCGTTACGACGGAATCAACATCAACAAGATTAAGAAAGCGGACCTTCGCCGCTCACTTGGTATCGTACTTCAGGATACACATTTGTTTACAGGCACAATTGCTGACAACATCCGCTACGGTAAGCTTGACGCTACTGATGAGGAAGTTATTGCAGCAGCAAAGCTTGCAAACGCTGACGGATTTATCCGCAGATTGCCACAGGGCTATGACACAGTAATCAAGGGCGACGGCGGCAACCTTTCACAGGGCCAGCGCCAGCTTCTTGCAATCGCACGCGCAGCAATCGCAGATCCACCAGTACTTATTCTCGACGAGGCTACATCATCTATCGATACTCGTACAGAGAAAATCGTACAGGACGGTATGGACAAGCTTATGCACGGCCGTACAACATTTGTTATCGCCCATCGTCTTTCAACTATCCGCAACTCTGATTGCATCATGGTTCTCGACCAGGGACGCATCATCGAGCGCGGTAACCATGAAGAACTTATCCAGGAAGGCGGTAAGTACTACCAGCTTTACACAGGAAAGATTCAGAATGCGTAA
- a CDS encoding ABC transporter ATP-binding protein produces MVKRLLQETKEYTAAALVTPIFMILEVAMEMIIPLLVADLVDKGVEAGNMSEIYRIGGYMLICAVVGLFGGVMGAVYGSKASAGLAKNLRKKMFENIQTFSFENIDKFSTAGLVTRLTTDVTNVQNAFIMVLRMGFRAPVTVIVAMVLSFRINVRIASNFFVAMVIILAFMTFVLIKTRPLFEILMRKYDDLNASVQENVTGIRVVKAYVREAFEKTKFINGSQGIYKAATSAEKMIAFTMPMMSAVIYVCIILISWFGAHEIVIEGTLTTGELVSLFSYCMNILMSLMFFAMIFIMVTMSVASMKRIYEVLEEKTTITNGENPIYEVPDGSIQFKNVVFGYNKTAERPVLDHINLQINSGETIGVLGGTGSAKTTLVSMISRLYDVDEGEVLVGGINVKDYDVEAIRNQVAVVLQNNVLFSGTIAENLRWGDKDATDEEVKRAAKLACADEFIEKFPDGYNTHIEQGGTNVSGGQRQRLCIARALLKKPKILILDDSTSAVDTATDASIRRAFREEIPGTTKLIIAQRISSVMDADRIIVMDDGKVNDFGTHEELMARNEIYKEIYEQQTGAGSGDFDKTQEGGED; encoded by the coding sequence TTGGTAAAGAGATTATTACAGGAAACAAAAGAATACACCGCAGCAGCATTAGTTACTCCTATTTTTATGATTCTTGAAGTAGCAATGGAAATGATAATTCCACTTCTTGTAGCAGACTTAGTAGACAAAGGTGTTGAAGCGGGCAACATGAGCGAGATTTACCGAATCGGCGGATACATGCTTATTTGCGCAGTCGTAGGTTTGTTTGGCGGCGTAATGGGAGCTGTTTACGGAAGTAAGGCTTCTGCCGGCTTAGCTAAAAACCTCAGAAAGAAGATGTTTGAAAATATTCAGACCTTCTCGTTTGAAAATATTGATAAGTTCTCAACAGCAGGACTTGTTACACGTCTTACAACAGACGTAACAAACGTACAAAACGCGTTTATCATGGTTCTTAGAATGGGATTCAGAGCACCAGTTACAGTTATTGTTGCTATGGTTCTTTCATTTAGAATCAACGTACGTATTGCATCAAACTTCTTTGTTGCCATGGTCATCATTCTTGCATTCATGACATTCGTACTTATCAAAACAAGACCACTATTTGAAATCCTTATGAGAAAGTACGATGATTTGAACGCATCTGTACAGGAAAATGTCACAGGAATCAGAGTTGTAAAGGCTTATGTACGTGAGGCATTTGAAAAGACAAAGTTTATAAACGGCAGCCAGGGAATCTATAAGGCAGCTACATCTGCTGAAAAGATGATTGCATTCACGATGCCAATGATGAGTGCAGTTATTTATGTATGTATCATCCTTATCAGCTGGTTTGGAGCCCATGAAATTGTAATTGAGGGAACACTTACAACTGGTGAGCTTGTTTCATTATTCTCATATTGCATGAATATCCTTATGTCATTGATGTTCTTCGCTATGATTTTCATCATGGTAACTATGTCAGTTGCCAGCATGAAGCGTATTTATGAAGTGCTTGAAGAAAAGACAACAATCACAAATGGTGAGAATCCAATCTACGAAGTACCTGATGGATCAATCCAGTTTAAGAATGTTGTCTTCGGATACAACAAGACAGCAGAGCGTCCAGTTCTTGACCACATCAATCTTCAGATTAATTCTGGCGAGACAATCGGTGTGCTTGGTGGAACAGGTTCAGCAAAGACTACTCTCGTTTCAATGATCTCACGTCTTTATGATGTAGATGAGGGTGAAGTGCTCGTCGGTGGAATTAACGTTAAGGACTATGATGTTGAAGCTATTCGTAATCAGGTAGCAGTAGTGCTCCAGAACAACGTACTTTTCTCTGGAACAATCGCTGAGAATCTTCGTTGGGGCGATAAAGACGCAACAGACGAGGAAGTAAAGCGCGCAGCAAAGCTTGCATGCGCAGACGAATTCATAGAAAAGTTCCCAGATGGCTACAACACACACATTGAGCAGGGCGGTACCAACGTTTCCGGTGGACAGCGCCAGAGACTTTGTATTGCAAGAGCTCTTCTTAAGAAGCCAAAGATACTTATCCTTGATGACTCTACATCAGCAGTAGATACAGCTACAGATGCAAGCATTCGTCGTGCTTTCCGTGAGGAAATCCCTGGCACAACAAAGCTTATCATTGCACAGCGTATCTCATCTGTTATGGATGCTGACAGAATCATCGTTATGGATGATGGTAAGGTCAACGACTTCGGTACACACGAAGAGTTGATGGCTAGAAATGAGATTTATAAGGAAATCTATGAGCAGCAGACAGGAGCCGGTAGCGGCGACTTCGACAAGACTCAGGAAGGAGGCGAGGACTAA
- a CDS encoding MarR family winged helix-turn-helix transcriptional regulator produces the protein MCSKEFDNKTHIGFLCGSIGREVKDAINRGACDNKMDLCTTKNGWLIGYFVRQKEPIFQKDLEKIFHFPKSTLADMIQTLERDDLIAKVPVDGDGRKKQIIVTEKGMEFNHLIESQILEVEEYVTKDISEEEIATVIRVLEKMQQNAREYKSYVELKKED, from the coding sequence ATGTGTTCAAAAGAATTTGACAATAAGACACATATAGGTTTTTTGTGCGGAAGCATAGGTCGCGAAGTTAAGGACGCTATTAACAGAGGCGCCTGCGACAACAAAATGGATCTTTGCACAACAAAGAACGGATGGCTTATTGGTTATTTCGTAAGGCAGAAAGAGCCAATTTTCCAAAAAGATTTGGAAAAGATTTTCCATTTTCCTAAATCTACATTGGCAGATATGATTCAGACTCTTGAAAGAGACGATTTGATTGCGAAGGTACCAGTGGATGGCGACGGCCGCAAAAAGCAAATCATTGTTACAGAAAAGGGTATGGAATTCAATCATCTTATAGAGAGCCAAATCCTTGAGGTTGAAGAATACGTCACAAAGGATATCTCTGAAGAAGAAATCGCCACTGTGATTCGTGTCCTTGAAAAGATGCAGCAAAATGCTAGGGAATACAAATCATACGTAGAATTAAAGAAGGAGGATTAA
- a CDS encoding TetR/AcrR family transcriptional regulator — MRERSKDLRVRRTLTAIRKSFNELVLARDYREISITDLTERAGINRKTFYLHYTSLDDLIDEIEEEVSSDLLEHIGKYALDMDLSGCITYFYKYLESCSKVQKKLMCDESYSFFYNAVVDKVLNSEEFSKFFNQTEHPSIVRSYTKAITSIYKDWLASGRDVEFKTLTDVASVLVGKGYAGVIKK, encoded by the coding sequence ATGAGAGAACGAAGCAAAGATTTACGTGTAAGAAGAACTCTTACCGCAATTAGAAAGTCATTTAATGAACTCGTACTAGCACGTGACTATCGCGAAATCTCTATCACTGATCTTACAGAAAGAGCTGGAATCAACAGAAAGACATTTTATCTTCACTATACATCTTTGGATGATTTGATTGATGAAATCGAGGAAGAGGTTTCTTCAGACTTATTAGAGCACATTGGAAAATATGCATTAGATATGGATCTTAGTGGATGTATCACATACTTCTACAAGTATCTTGAGTCTTGCAGCAAGGTTCAGAAGAAGCTTATGTGCGACGAGTCATATTCATTCTTCTACAATGCAGTTGTAGATAAGGTTTTGAACAGTGAAGAATTTTCTAAGTTCTTCAACCAGACTGAGCATCCTTCAATTGTACGTTCATACACAAAGGCAATCACATCTATCTACAAGGATTGGTTGGCTAGTGGCCGCGACGTAGAGTTTAAGACACTTACAGATGTTGCAAGTGTGCTTGTTGGCAAGGGATACGCTGGCGTTATTAAAAAGTAA